In Labrus mixtus chromosome 13, fLabMix1.1, whole genome shotgun sequence, a single genomic region encodes these proteins:
- the cnga4 gene encoding cyclic nucleotide-gated cation channel alpha-4 yields MIFPIVYNSVIIILRTCFTTIALSYLPVWLTLDYLSDLMYTIDMIITVHTGYLDQGIMIRDVNQLKKHYLHSKRFLRDVVSLLPTDLLYFVFGIQTPMVRINRLLRIPRLNEAMDRMETRTSYPNTFRIAKLMIYIFVLIHWNACLYFALSSYIGFGSDRWVYPNTTNPEFASMRRQYFYCFWFSAQIFTTVGDNLLPEREEEFLFMIADLLIAVLVFASIVGNVGNVITSLRDRDNVFFPNHELVKAYLRSHHISKELRQRIDNWYQHLYINKKIMRENEILQQLPVHLRTEIAVSVHLPTLSKVTIFQSCEKSLLEELVLKLNPQVFSPGEYVCRKGDVGHEMYIIKEGKLAVVADDGVTEFAVLSEGNFFGEISILNIKGNKSGNRRTANIRSIGYSDLFSLSKEDLTDVLSEFPAAKCHLEEKGRQILIKMGMLEESGDGVEAEVENVETKIQRLEENLEILQTKLARLMMELESSNRKMQARVVQLEWEVAALGTKVSEDGEEGEIAGGREEGVGGEVTLVREEAEGEEEESSDAKVKKQGQGEDVKDVTKEGDGESTKSAKEDVERTVEGDKSGVKDPGNQKIEDDGAKSREKGDDRPGKGDGAEIEPENEKEKSAGRESEEGGENTKEHSDDRQKESKHDEQKK; encoded by the exons GTTACCTGGATCAGGGCATCATGATCAGGGACGTAAACCAGCTGAAGAAGCATTACCTCCACTCTAAACGGTTCTTAAGGGACGTGGTTTCACTGCTGCCCACCGACCTCCTCTACTTTGTCTTTGGCATCCAAACTCCAATGGTTCGGATCAATCGCCTTCTGCGAATTCCACGACTCAACGAGGCCATGGACCGCATGGAGACCAGAACCTCCTACCCAAACACCTTCCGCATCGCCAAACTTATGATCTACATCTTTGTGTTGATCCACTGGAATGCCTGTCTTTACTTTGCACTCTCCAGCTACATTGGCTTTGGGAGTGATCGTTGGGTCTACCCCAACACCACCAACCCAGAGTTTGCCTCCATGCGTCGTCAGTACTTTTACTGCTTCTGGTTCTCTGCCCAGATTTTCACCACAGTAGGAGACAACCTGCTGCCAGAAAGGGAGGAGGAGTTCTTGTTTATGATTGCAGATCTGCTCATTGCAGTGCTGGTGTTTGCATCGATTGTTGGCAATGTTGGGAATGTTATCACCAGTCTAAGAGATCGTGATAATGTCTTCTTCCCAAACCATGAGCTG gtGAAGGCATACCTGCGTAGCCATCACATTAGCAAGGAGCTGCGACAGCGTATCGATAACTGGTACCAGCATCTTTACATAAACAAGAAGATCATGAGAGAGAATGaaatcctgcagcagctgcccGTACACCTGAGGACAGAGATCGCTGTCAGTGTTCATCTTCCAACACTCTCCAAAGTCACCATCTTCCAGAGCTGTGAGAAGAgtctgctggaggagctggtgCTAAAGCTAAACCCTCAG GTGTTCAGTCCAGGAGAGTATGTCTGCAGGAAAGGAGATGTAGGCCATGAAATGTACATCATCAAAGAGGGAAAACTTGCAGTTGTAGCTGATGATGGGGTCACAGAGTTTGCTGTGCTGAGTGAAGGGAACTTCTTTGGGGAAATAAGCATCCTCAACATCAAAG GCAACAAGTCAGGCAATCGTCGCACTGCCAACATCCGCAGCATCGGCTACTCCGACCTGTTCAGCCTGTCAAAAGAAGACTTGACAGACGTGCTGTCTGAGTTCCCTGCTGCTAAATGTCATCTTGAGGAGAAAGGCAGACAGATCCTCATCAAGATGGGCATGTTGGAGGAAAGTGGTGATGGAGTGGAGGCGGAGGTGGAGAACGTGGAAACCAAGATACAAAGACTGGAGGAAAACTTGGAAATCCTGCAAACCAAACTAGCTCGACTGATGATGGAGCTCGAGTCAAGCAACCGCAAGATGCAGGCCAGGGTGGTGCAGCTTGAGTGGGAGGTGGCTGCACTGGGGACTAAGGTGTCAGAAGatggagaagagggagaaataGCGGGGGGAAGAGAAGAAGGGGTGGGTGGGGAGGTAACTTTAGTGCGAGaagaagcagagggagaagaagaggagagttcagatgcaaaagtaaaaaaacagggACAGGGAGAAGACGTTAAGGATGTGACCaaagagggagatggagaaagCACAAAAAGTGCAAAAGAGGATGTAGAAAGGACAGTGGAGGGAGATAAATCAGGTGTGAAGGACCCAGGCAATCAGAAAATAGAAGATGATGGagcaaagagcagagagaaaggagaTGACAGACCAGGGAAAGGAGATGGTGCTGAGATTGAGCCTgaaaatgagaaagagaaaagtgcGGGAAGAGAATCtgaagaggggggagaaaatACCAAAGAACATTCAGACGACAGACAGAAAGagtcaaaacatgatgaacagaaaaaatga